One genomic region from Sciurus carolinensis chromosome 2, mSciCar1.2, whole genome shotgun sequence encodes:
- the Calm1 gene encoding calmodulin-1 translates to MADQLTEEQIAEFKEAFSLFDKDGDGTITTKELGTVMRSLGQNPTEAELQDMINEVDADGNGTIDFPEFLTMMARKMKDTDSEEEIREAFRVFDKDGNGYISAAELRHVMTNLGEKLTDEEVDEMIREADIDGDGQVNYEEFVQMMTAK, encoded by the exons ATG GCTGATCAACTGACTGAAGAACAGATTGCTG aattcaAGGAAGCTTTCTCCCTATTTGATAAAGATGGCGATGGCACCATCACAACAAAGGAACTTGGAACTGTCATGCGGTCACTGGGTCAAAACCCAACAGAAGCCGAATTGCAGGATATGATCAACGAAGTAGATGCCGATG gtaatgGCACCATTGACTTCCCAGAATTTTTAACTATGATGGctagaaaaatgaaagacacagataGTGAAGAGGAAATCCGCGAGGCATTCCGAGTCTTTGACAAG GATGGAAATGGTTACATCAGTGCAGCAGAACTACGTCACGTCATGACAAACTTAGGAGAAAAACTAACAGATGAAGAAGTAGatgaaatgatcagagaagcagaTATTGATGGAGATGGACAAGTCAACTATGAAG AATTCGTACAGATGATGACTGCAAAATGA